The nucleotide sequence TCAACAACCGCTGGGGTCGGAGGCTGCAGCGGCGGATCATGACGGGAAAGTTGTACTGGTGCAGGGGGCATACTACCCAGCCATGCACCGAGCACCAGACCGGCGGCGGCGGAGCCGCCAGCGCCGGGTCGATGCCCCCATCGGCCTCGAGCCTTGGTGCAGCCGGAGCGGCCAGAAGCCGGGCGGGCACATCGGGCTGCACATGCTGGTTCGACTTCGACGGCCCCGCGCCGTTCCGGTGGTTGCGACGGAGATCCTGGCGGCGCTGGTTCCAACCTCCACGCCGGAAGCGGCGGAGGTCGCGCACACGATGCTCAAAGCGGCGGCCACGGCCATCGATGCAAAGGAGGCGAAGAAACAGGGACATCGGAACTCGAGGCATGGTTCCGTTTCTCACCTTTTCCCTGTTCTCCTTGTCTTCTCGTTGGAATTGCTCTAGCCGGAgcgcgtgctgataacgtgttaaAAGAAAAGAGAGACAATTGACAAGTAGTGGAATCGCTGTTCTCATTGATTGGGTTTGTTACAATATATACATCCCGTAGGGACGCGACGATACATAAGGACACGAAGGGAGAGGCGCGTCGGTTGCCTGTTGGCAACGGCATGGCAGTTAACAAGGGGAGAATCCCTTTCAATTAAACATGTGTGTTTAATTCTAACACCAAGCATGCACGTACCAACATGTATTTAAATTCATCTGGGAGTAGTATTACTCATATTGATGCATCTTAGACCTACCATACCTCACCTGATCAACGTCGCTTACACCTGATGATCCTAGCTTGAACCAATCCATCCCCTATATATTTTGACATAGTGGCATCAACGATCTTACAGCACATTCTATCGTGCAGCCATTTCTCTCTACCACTTCCTTGGATCCTATCAAATTTATCTCTAGTGCTAACTTCTAGCTCCGATCTTTTCAGTTAGCCAGCTAGTCGGTCAACATTTAATCCATGGGGGCTAAAGTTCTTATCCTGATCACCGTGACCGTGGCCATGCTCCGGATGGTGCTCAGCACCAGTCTCACGGTGGGTGTGCCGGCCGGATCATGGGACCTGCAGACCAACTACACCATGTGGGCTTTGAGAACTAGGTTTACCATCGGCGATGAGTTCCAATTTCAGTACTCCACCACCGTGCACAATGTGGTGGAGGTGAGAAAGGCTGGGTACGACGCCTACAACAGCTCCAGCCCCATCGCGATGTTCCTAACCAGCAACGATGTCGTCCCACTTGCAGCCATTGGGATGCGGTACTTCATTTGCGGCGTCCCAGGGCATCGCGTCGCCGGTATGAAGGTTCAAGTCAACGTGAAGTCGAAGGCAGTGTGGACAGTACGACGGTGCCGAGGGACGGGGAAGCGGCTCCGGTGCCGGTCCGAGACTATCTTAAGCTCGGCCATGACGGCTGGCATTGATCAGTCTGCGATGGCGCGACTAGGCCTGGCCTTTGTCGCGGCTGGTCTCGTGTTGTTCTATTAGTGACCGTCGATAATGGTGCTTTTTTCTTCTTAACGCGACGCGCATGCGTATTTGTGTATTATAAATTAATTCTTTTGTTAAATGTAATTTCTTCCATTATAATTGGATTTAACTTATATTCTTGCGAACCATAATCATGTGTATATAATCATGGAATAAATAAAGGGCAGTGCTAGGTGTCGGTCGGCCGTCCCAAATTTTGGTCGGCCGCGCACTAGCTGTCAGATGCAAGCTGCGTAGGCCGTCTGATTTGCCTGCTCAGCTCCTTCCTCCCCACACCTTGCACAACCTGGCCCAACACCCTTCCCCTCGCGCAGCTTGCCAgtgccccccctccccccggcaGCATCACACCTCATGTCGGCCCGGTCCCTAGCATGGCGCCATGCGGGCGagatgcagtatcaatggcttctgCTGGGCTGACGCTCGCAATTGACACTCCCACTAGTTCGAGCAAAAACTCTCTGGTTCTAGCATTTGCATGCGCTGGTTGTAACATCTCGCCAGCAAGCCAGTGCTCACCGTCGCTGATTCGAACATGTACAGTCTCTGGTTCCAGCAAATGCGTGAGCCGGTTCCAGGAAAAGGACTTCGCATGTGGCCTGTCGGTTCCAGCAAAAATGTGCAGCTCGCGTTCATGACCGTCATAGCTACTCTGATGACTGCTTGCAACTTTTTTGTTGACGGGCCCCAGCACCTCGTCAAGCTGCTAGAAGCATGCCGCCATTCGGCGCCGGTCGGCGCCGTCGTGGGAACCATGGTTGCACGGTCACCGAGGTTTTGCAGCTTTTCTCCTGCCCCATTCCAGCATCCACACATGTCAATTCTAGCAAAAAAGATGACCGGATGCAACATCTATTGCCATCGGGTTCCCAAGATGCACCACGGCTGGTTCCACTGTCCTCACCGACAGGTTCCAGCAAAAACCATGGCCGGATGCAGCATCGCCGTGTCCCGCTGTAGCTTTTCTCTTTGGTGAGCTTAGCTTTCCTCCGTCGTTTTTCTCTTAAGAGGGCAGATTTATGATTTTATCTTAGCAGCTATAAAGGGCATTTACTTTGACGTTATCGTATTAGAGAAAAGGGCTAAGATATGAGTAACAAAAAGGATAATATTTAGTATAAATATATTTGTCATTTAGCTTTGAATTTTCATTTACCTCGCAAATGTTACCTCTCCACGGCGGACCTTGTGAGCCTGCTTCAAATTGTTCTCTTATGAGAGTTTTCCTCTATATTTAAGGTGTACTTAGTGGTGGTGTTTGGACGTAAGTACCAGGTTGAAGCCAATGTGCCCAAGGTATAGTTCCCCACTCAGGACTGCAGAGATTACCCCTTGATATTTAGGCGCACCGCAAAATGTTGTGGTTTTAGTGTATGAAATGAAACATGGGAACTCGTGCTTAAAAAAAGAAACAAGGGCATCTCGAGGAGAAATGATGGATTTAAACCCGACACGGGCTACGTGGCTTTGCTCTCTAGGGAGCGACGTGGTGGCGGGTATTGACGGTGTACCTTGGCCCTGTGGGTGGCGAGGTGCACAGTGATGGGTGATCTTGGCGTAGCAGGCGACTTCGATGGAAGCTTTGCCCTGATCTGGATTTGGTGCTCCCATTCCGTCGTGGTGGGGTCCCCGTTAGAGCTTCCTCGATGTGGTGGGAGCTGTGGTCGAGCGAAAGCTTTGCGCTCCGATGCCGGTGGCGACAAGGCCTGCAGGTGTTGTATTCCTCTTGGGGCATCGCCTTGGACCTCTCCTTGCCATCCAACTCTCAGGGTGAAACCTTTCTTAGCTTCGACTGATGTGGCGGTGGTGACGCTTTGTGTCGTTACCCTCCTGGGGGCGTCGCCGGTGAGGGTGGGTCTTCCTCTTGCACGGTGGTGGGTTTCATGTGCTTCTTCTCGGCTGCTAGCTCGAGGAGTTTAGGCGCACTTAGTGCGTTTTTAGCGTTCTTGGCTAATATTACCGATTTTCTTTAGATCAGCTTATGAGGATCTCCTCAATGCCTTGTATCGGGTCATTTTGTATTGGTTTGGTTGTTTATGCCTTTATCTATAAAGGGGGCAAAAGCTTGTTTCGAGAGAGAGAACGATTCGTGAAACAACTGTCCTTGATGGCCTATTACAATGGCGCGCATGGACCGATCTTGACCAAATTCAGTCGACCAACGCCTATTACTACCCTTCTTGTATTTGTTATCCTGCCTTCTATACAATAAAGCTATGGTACGTAATTTGTGTACTCTTGAGAAAAGATGATTACGTTTTATTTTCTAATTTTTACAGTGACATACATCTTAATAAATCAATTATCGTGCGGTAGAAATATGCACGCGCGCACCAATACGTTCATAATGTTAATCAAAGATTAAGCTCAAATAATTAATGTTTAGCACGCTCGGGCACCGCATTGATAGCAGCCAGACCCAATCTACGAATTCCATCGTCACCGTTATTAGATTATCATAGTATAATAGGCGAGCAAAGCATGCACGCACCAACACGTATTTAAATTCATCTGGGAGTACTATTACTCATATTCATGCATCTTAGACCTACCATACCTCACCTGGTCAACACGCTCTCACCGGGTGATCCTAGCTTGAACCAATCCATCGCCTATATATTTTGACATAGTGGCATCAACGATTGTACAACACATTCCATCGTGCAACCATTTCTCTCTGCAACTTCCTTGGATCCTATCAAATTTCTCTCTAGTGCTAACTTCTAGCTCCGATCTTTTCAGTTAGCTAGTCGGTCGACATTTAATCCATGGGGGCTAAAGTTCTTATCCTGATCACCGTGGCCGTGGCCATGCTCGGAATGGTGCTCGGCGCCAGTCACACGGTGGGCGCGCCGGCCGGATCATGGGACCTGCAGACCAACTACACCCTGTGGGCTTCGGGAACTAGATTTACCATCGGCGATGAGCTCCAGTTTCAGTACCCCACCACCATGCACAATGTGGTGGAGGTGAGAAAGGCTGGGTATGACGCCTGCAACAGCTCCAGCCCCATCACGACGTTCCTGACTGGCAACGATGTCATCCCACTTGCGGCCATTGGGACGCGGTACTTCATTTGCGGTGTTCCAGGGCATTGCATCGCCGGTATGAAGGTTCAAGTCAACGTGAAGTCGAAGGCAGTGCGGACAGTACAACGGTGCCGAGGGACGGGAAAGCGGCTCCGGTGCCGGTACGAGACTGTATTAAGCTCGGCCACGGCGGCTGGCATTGATCAGTCTACGGTGGCGCGGCTAGGTCTGGCCATTGTCGCGACTGGTCTCACATTGTTCTTTTAGTGACCTACGATTGTGGTGCCTTTTCTTCTTGACGCGCCGTGCATGCTTATTTGTGTATTGTAAATCAGTTCTTTTGTTAAATGTAATGTTTTCATTGTAATTGGATTTAACATATCTTCTTGCAAAACCGAACTATAATCAAGTGTTTATAATCATGGAATAAATAAAGCGTTGTGCTAGGTGCCATTCGGCCGGTCCAAATTTTGGTCGCCCGCGCACTAGTCATCAGATGCAAGTTGCGTATGCCGGCTGATTTGGCTGCTCAGCTCCTTCCTCCCCACACCTTGCGCAACATCGCCCAACACCCTTCCCCTCGCGCAGCTTGCCAGTGCCCCCGCCCCTCCCCCGACAACATCGCACCTCCTGTCGTGCAGGTCCCTAGCACCGCGCCACGCTGGAGAGATGCAGTATCAATGGTTTCTGCCGCTCTGATCCTCGCAATAGACACCGGCACTAGTTCCAGCAAAAACTCTCTCTGGTTCCAGCATTTGCATGCGCTGGGTGTAACATCTCGCCGGCAAGCCGGTGCTCACCATCGCTGATTCCAGCATCTACAGTCTCTGGTTCCAGCAAATGCGCGAGCCGATTCCAGCAAAAGGACTTCACCTGTGGCCCGTCGGTTCCAGCAAAAATGCGCAGCTCGCGGTCACCACCAGCGTAGCTACTCTGATGACTGCTTGCAACTTTTTTGCCGGCGGGTCCCAGCACCTCGCCATGCCGCTAGAAGCATGCCTCCATTCGGCGTCGGTCGGCGCCGTTGTAGCTCGCGGGAACCATGGTCACATGGTCGCTGAGGTTTCACAGCTTTTCTCCTGCCCCATTCGAGCATCCACACATGTCAACTCCAGCAAAAAAGATGACCGGATGCATCATCTATTGCCGTTGGGTTCCCGGGATGCACCACGGCTGGTTCCAGTGTCCTCACcaactggttccagcaaaaaccatGGCTGCATGTAGCATCACAGTGTCCCGTTGTAGCTTTTCTCTTTGGCGAGCATAGCTTTCTTCTGTCGTTTTTCTTCAAAGATGGCACATTTATGATTTTATCTTAGGAGCTATAAGGGGCATTTACTTTTATGTCATCGTATTAGAGAAAAGGGCTAAGAGACGAGTAACAAAAAGGTAATGTTTAGTataaatatttttttttcttttagctTAGAATTGTCATTTACGTCGCAAATGTTATAACCTCTCCAGGCCGGACCTTGTGAGCCTGCTTCAAATTGTTCTCTTATG is from Triticum aestivum cultivar Chinese Spring chromosome 1B, IWGSC CS RefSeq v2.1, whole genome shotgun sequence and encodes:
- the LOC123095160 gene encoding stellacyanin, yielding MGAKVLILITVTVAMLRMVLSTSLTVGVPAGSWDLQTNYTMWALRTRFTIGDEFQFQYSTTVHNVVEVRKAGYDAYNSSSPIAMFLTSNDVVPLAAIGMRYFICGVPGHRVAGMKVQVNVKSKAVWTVRRCRGTGKRLRCRSETILSSAMTAGIDQSAMARLGLAFVAAGLVLFY
- the LOC123095148 gene encoding uclacyanin 1-like — protein: MGAKVLILITVAVAMLGMVLGASHTVGAPAGSWDLQTNYTLWASGTRFTIGDELQFQYPTTMHNVVEVRKAGYDACNSSSPITTFLTGNDVIPLAAIGTRYFICGVPGHCIAGMKVQVNVKSKAVRTVQRCRGTGKRLRCRYETVLSSATAAGIDQSTVARLGLAIVATGLTLFF